ATCAGCGCTGCCGAGGTGGGCCACTACGCGCACGCCGCCGTGGCGGCGGACCGGGAGCTGGCCTCACTCGCGGCCCTTCAGGTGCTGCAGGCAGGCGGAAACGCGGCCGACGCCGCTGCGGCCGCCATGCTGGCGCTCGGTGTGGTCAACCCCTCGAGCAGCGGCTTCGGAGGGGGGGGCTTTGCGCTCTACTACGACAACTCGCCCACGCCGCGCGCGCCCAGCGAACCCAACACCGTGGTGGACCTGCGTGGCGCCGCGCCCGAGGGGCCACTCGCGCGCCTCACGTTCATCGACTTTCGTGAGCGCGCCCCCTTGGCCTCCACGGCGGCGATGTTCGTGGACGCCCCCGCGGCCGGCACGGGCCCTATCGCCGGTGCATCGCAGCTGGGTGGCCTCGCCAGCGGTGTGCCGGGAGAGCCCGCGGGCATCGCCACGCTGGTGGGGCGCTTCGGGCGCCTGAGCCTGGCCGACGTGGCCGCGCCTGCCATTGCGCTCGCGAGCGAAGGCTTTCTGGTGGACGCGCGGCTGGTGGAGACGCTGGCCAGCTTTCGCGAGCAGATGCTGCGCGACCCGGGCCTGCGCCGTTGGTTCGGGCCCGCTGGGGAGGTGCAGCTCGGAGACCGCCTGACCCAGCCAGAGCTCGCCGCCACCCTGCGGACATTTGCCCAGCGCGGGCCGGCCAGCGTGTACGGGGGCCCCATCGGGCGCGCCATCGTGCGCGCCAACCGGGCGAGCGGCGGCATCATGACCTTGGATGACCTGCGCGCGTATCAGGTGGTGCTGCGCCAGCCGGTGTCGGCCGATGCCCTCGGGCACACCTGGGTCACGGCGCCCCCGCCCAGCGCGGGTGGCGTGACCATGCTGCAGAGCCTGCGCATGCTGGGGGCGCTGCGGCCAGCCTTCGCGACCGGGCCGGATGGCCTCCGGCACGCGCTGCTCGAGAGCTGGAAGGGCCCGTTCATCGACCGCCAGCGCTACTTCGGCGACCCGGACCACGTGCCCGTCCCGCTCTCGGGCCTGTTGGACCCTGCCCGCGCGGGCGCCCGTGCGTTGCGCTTCCACCCGCTCTTGGCGCTCTCGCCCGACACCTACGACCTGCCGCTGGAGCCGCTCGAAGGTGACGTCCAACAGCCCGAGAACGCCGGAACAAGCCACTTCTGCGTGGTGGACGCCGAGGGCAGCGTCGCCGCGGTGACCACCACGGTCAACCTGCCGTTCGGCGCGCGCTACAGCGCGGCGGGGTTCGCGCTCAACGACCAAATGGACGACTTCGCGCGGGCGGTGGGTGAGCGCAACGCCTACGGCTTGATCGGCGGCGAGCGAAACCTGCCTGGCCCCGGCCGCCGCCCGGTGTCCACCATGTCACCCACCATCGTGCTCGACGCGCAGGGACGCCCCGTGCTCTGCATCGGCGGGTCGGGCGGGAGCCGCATCGTCACGGCCGTGGAGCAGGTGGCGCTGAACATCCTGCGGCTGCACATGGACGTGGGCGCTGCGGTCTCGGCACCACGCGTGCACCACCAGGCGGACCCCAACGTGTTCAACAGCGAGACCATCGCGCCCCTGCCGGCCAACGCGCTCGCCGCCCTGCTGGCTCGTGGTCACCGGCACGCGCCCATTCGGAACATCGCCATCGTGCAGGCCATCCACATCGAACACACGCAGCGTGGTCGGCTCCTGCACGCTGCCGCCGACGCTCGCAAGGGCGGCGTCCCAGCAGGCTACTGACCACCCGGATGGGTCAGCGGAAGCGGTGGTCGGTGCGCGGCGGGCGCCGGCGACCACCACCACGCGAGATGGGGACAGGCGTGGGCTCGGGCTCGAGCAGGCTACCGAGCGCCTCGACGATGGCCTCTACCCCCTGCTCGAACGCCTCCTTCGCCCTGGATCCCAAGCTCTGCTGCGGTTTCTTGGCGGCGGGTCGCTCGGGCTGACTGGGAGAGATGCGTTCTGGCAAAGCTCCCTCATCATGCGAGTGCGGCTCCGCATGTCAATGGGATGTGCAGATCTTTCACCGCGCCGCTGTTCGGATCTGAAAGAACGCGTTGCAGAGTCGGGAGCCCCGGCGCGCCGGCGGCAGGTCCGTCGCACGAGATCGTCGACGATCACGCACGTCACGGGCTTGGCACGAACTTCGCTAAGGTGGCGTCCCGAAGTGGCGGCACGGTAAGCGTCGTTCTCGACGGACCACGCGGCACCTCGCCACTTCCACAACTCTGAAGGCCGCCCCTGACCGGGGCGGTCTTTTTCTTTGGTCTCTGGTCGAGGCTCCGGGCCGAGCGTTACTGGGCCGCGCCCGCGGCAGCCCCGGCGGCGGCGCCCACGAACAGGGCGATGACCATGACGTAGAGCGCGATGGAGCCCGAGACCAACAGCAGACGCCAGACGGTGACCGCCGCGAAGCCCGCCAGCGTGGTGGTCTGATGGGCCGCGCTGGTGGCGCGCGCCTCGAGCCAGATCACCGCAAAGGGCGCGATCAAGAAGCCCACGCAGGGCACGGCGAGCCACAGGTGGCCCGCGTTCGCGTAGCCGACGCCACGCAGGGTGTCCTCCCAGCTGCCACGCGCCTGCTTCATGAGCATGAGCGAGAGGTGCGCGCCGGCCATGGCGAAGGCCAGGCCGAACATGGCCAGCACCGGCGCCTGGACCGCCGTGAGCGGCACCATCAGGCAGCCAAACACGCCGAGGCCGATGCCCAGGCTCGCTCCGAGCGCCTGATCACCCGTGCCCACACCCACGGCTGCGCCCGCCACCGCGTAGAGCAGCGCGAACTGCAGCATGAAGAGCATGTTGCCCACCGTGTAGGCCACCACGCCGTAGAACGGCCCGCCGGTGAGCGTCTCGACCGACGGCCGAGCGAAGAACGCTTTCGGCGAGAAGCACACCTCGCGGGAGGTGTCCCAGAAGCCCCGCCACAGGCCGATGGTCTCGCGTCGCTCCCAAGGCACTGCGTTAACGCCGCGTGCCGCGCAGGCCACGCACATGGGCATGGGCAGCAGCGAGTCCAGGCAGCGCTCACAGCCGAACGTGCCGCAGCGGCTGCAGGTGAACGTGGCGGGCACCTCCTGGTGCACTCCGCAGGCGTTCCACACGACGGGCGGCGCAGCGCTCGGCTCGGCCGCGGGGCCGGCGTCCATGGGGTCCATGGCGCTAGAACTTCCCGGTCACCGAGAGGAACGTCATCTTGTCGTTGGTCTCGCGCAGGCGCGCCGACAGCGTCTTCACGAAGTTCCAGAGGATCTCGTAGGCCAGCTCCTTGTGCAGGAACAGCAGGTCCTCGAGGGCGTCCTTCGAGATCACCAGCAGCCGGCAGGCCTCGTGCACGCGCGCGTCGGCGCTGCGCGGCACGGCATCGATCAAGGCCATCTCGCCGAACGCGTCGCCTTCTCTGAGCACCGCCAGGGCCTCTTCGCCCATGCCGCTGACCTCACGGGAGATGCGCACCTTGCCCTCGAGGATCAAGTACAGCGACCCACCGGTCTCGCCCTCCTTGAAGATGACCTGTCCCATCTTGTAGGACTCTTCCTGCGCGATGGCGGCGATGCGCGCGAGCCCGCGCTCGGCGATGCCGTGGAAGAGGTGGATCTTCGCCAGCGCCTGGAGAACGGAGTCGGCCTCCGGGGGAGCCGCCGCAGCGGCGGTCGTGTCGGCCTCGGGTGTCATGGAACCGGACGCTACCAAACTTTCGCTCGCCGGATCGAGTTTGGCGCGCGTTCAGAAGCCGTTGAGGGTATCGGTCACGGCCAGGACGTCGCCGATCTCGTAGAAGTCCACCGTGATGAAGTTGGCGAAGTCGCCGCTCTCGGTCTGGCACTCCTCCACGCGCTCGAGGAACGCCGGGTTGTGGTTGATCGTCTCGGCGAGGGTCGCGCTGGCGAACGGTGCCGTGAGGAAGTGGTTGAAGATGAAGAGGGAGTTCCCCGTGTCGCCGCGGTTGGGGTTGCAGCTGAAGTCCTCGGCGGTCTCGGCCGAGTAGTGCGTCTCCCAGGCGTGCTCCCAGACGTCCATGTACCAGTCGTAGGTGTCGCCGTTGTTGTCCGTGAAGACCACCACGCGCGTGTCGGCGTCCACCAGCTCGCCCAGGGTGGGCCAGGGCTCCCCCCGCGTGTGCGCGTAGGTGCGGGCCAGCAGGCCGCTCTCCTCGAAGCTGCCGAGGGTGTCCTCGGCGTTGATGTAGGACTCGAAGATGATGGTGATGACCTCGCCGGGGTGGGCGTCCAGGAAGTCGTTCAGCTCGCGCAGGCCGTCCACCAGCGGGCGCCGGCCGAACACGCAGGCGCCGTGGCAGAGCGTGGGGGCCCCGCCGAAGCGGTCGTCGTAGTAGGTGTCCAGCATGAAGCCACGGATGCCGTCCTCGAGCTGCTGCGTGAGTCCCTCCGTGTGGTTGGGCGGCGAGAAGCCGTCTGCCGTGGAGGCGTGGGCGTTGTGCGTGGTGGCGTAAGCGACCTGGTCATAGGGGCGCTCGCACAGCTCGAGGTGCCCGTTGCAGCCCGTGTCGGCGGCCCCGCCGCACGAGAGGGACGCGCAGACGCCGAGTGACGAGAGCAACAGGGTCATGGCGAAGTGAACGCGGGGTGACATGCGGCCACTCTACCAGGCCGGCGCCCCGAACCGCTCCAGCCTCATGTCTCCAGTGCATTTTCGGTGACCGAGGCGAGGGCTTTTGGTTTACGCTTCCGCCCCTATGAGCACCGAGCCGCTTCAGTTTCTACGGACCACCGCCCCCACCCTCTTCAAGAAGGGCATCGACGCCCTCGCCGCGAAGGCCGCCGGTGGCGACGCGCGCGCGACCAAGACCCTCGAGGGCATCCGCTCGGTGACGGGCGCCGCGTACTTCGTGGTGGACGGCGCCGGCGAGGTCTACCTGTCGTCGAAGGCGGGCGAGATCACGGTGGGTGACAGCGCGCCCGAGGGCGTGCCCGTGAAGTTCGCGGTGGGCTTCCCGGCCGAAGCGGCCGAGATGGTCCTGGGCGAAGTGGCCGCAGAGGGCGCCATCGACGACCCGCGCGTGGCCATGGGCGTGGCCCAGATCCCCAACCCGGACCTCGACGTCATGCTCGCGGGCAAGACGCTCACCTGCCACCTCATCCTCGAGGACGTGCCCGACCTCGGCAACGTCACGGTGCGCATCGGCCTCAACGTGAACGAGCCCCCGGCCAAGCCCGGCTTCACCGCCACGCTCAAGTACAGCGACCTCGAGGACCTGCGCGAGGGCGAGATCAACGCCCAGCAGCTCTTCATGGGCGGCAAGCTGCGCATGGCCGGCGACTACTCGGTGGCGCTGCAGGTGGGCATGGGCATGATGGCCAAGGCGCAGCAGCGCTGATCCACGGGCGGGCTCCCGCGGGCGCCCGTCGTGTATCGTTCCGCGGTGTCTGAGCCCAACCCCACGCTGCGGAGCGTGCCTCCGAAGCCGCGACCGTCCGAGCCTGCTCCATCGAGTGAGGTGGAGCAGACCGTGTCGTCCGGAAGTGATGGAGCCTCCGCGGGTTCGGGTGTGCTCGATGCGTTGCTCAACGTGGCGGCGCAGAACGAGTTCCAGCGTGTGCGCCGCCAGACGGCCATCGCCTATGCCATCGCGGCGACGGGGGTGCCGCTGTACAGCGGCCTCGATGTGCTCTTCGGTTCCCTCGACCCGCACTGGCACCTGCCGACCACGCTGGCCATGCGCTTTTCCGTGGCGTTCGTGCTGGCCGTGGGGGCGCTGCGGCTGCGACGCGCCGCGACGACGCTGCGCGAGGTGGACTTCTGGATCCTCAGCGCGCCCGTGACGCTCACGGGGGGCAACGCCTGCCTGATGATGGTGACGGGCATGATCGAGAGCCCGTATGCCAGCGGGCTCTTGCTGGTGGCGACCGGCTATGCCTTCGTGCCGCAGCACTATCGGCGGGCCATCGGCACCGGGGTGTTCGCGACGCTCATCTTCCCTGCGCTCTACCTGGGCTGGGCGCTCATCGGGGGTCCGCCCGCCATGCTGGAGCCACTGGCGCTGGCCCGGCTCGGGACGCTGGTCTCCATTCATGGCACCACGGTGGCCGTGCTCATCGCCGCGGCGCACGTGCTCTGGGCGCTGCGTCAGGAGATCGTCGAGGCACGCTCGATTGGCCGCTACAAGGTCCGCCGGCGCATCGGGCGAGGTGGCATGGGCGAGGTGTGGGCCGCGTGGGACGAGACGCTGAAGCGCGAGGTGGCGCTCAAGCTGCTGCGCACGGACCGGCAAGACGCCGTGGCCGTGGCGCGCTTCGAGCTGGAGGTGCGCGCGACCACACAGCTGACGCACCCCAACACGGTGCGCGTGTTCGACTTCGGCGCCACCGAGGACGGCGTCTCGTACTACGCCATGGAGCTGCTGGAGGGCGAGCCGCTCTCGGCGCTGCTGCAGCGCGAGGGGGACCTCCGCCCAGCGCGCGCCGTGTGGATTGGCACGCAGGTGGCCAGGGCGCTGGCCGAGGCCCACGCGCGCGGCATCGTGCACCGCGACATCAAGCCCGAGAACATCTTCATCACGCGCGCGGGCGACGAGCCCGACCACGCCAAGGTGCTGGACTTCGGCATCGCGCGCTTGAGCAGCGCCGCGGGTGGGCTCACCCAGGACGGCATCGTAGGCACGCCCCAGTACCTGGCGCCCGAGCTGCTGCTGGGCGAGACGGCTGGGCCGGCCGTGGACGTGTACGGGCTGGGCGTGGTGCTGTTCCAGATGCTGACCGGGGCGCTCCCGTTCGCGGCGGAGGACGGGCGTGCGCTGCTGCTGGCGCGCCTGGCCATCGAGCCACGCGGCGTGCGGGACTTGGCGCCCGAGGTGCCCGAGGCGCTGGCTGCGGTGGTGCACCACGCGCTGGCGCGGCAGCCGGCAGACCGCCTGCCCGACGGGCGCGCGCTGGCCGATGCGCTGACGGCCACTGGGCTCATCGATGGCTACCGGCCGAACGGCATGCCGCCCGCGCGCTTTGGTGGAGGGCTGGACAGCGACCCGAACGCCGAGACGCGCGAGGCCATCCCGAACCCCGCGCTGGTGGACACCCACCGCTAGCGGGGGGACCTGGCCACCGGGTGGCGGTGGTCAGTAACGGACGCGCAGCTTGATCTTGAGGAAGTCCGCGATCTGCTGCGCGATGGCGCGCGGGATGCGGTAGAGGCGGGCCTCGACCACGCCGCGTGCGCGCGCGTGCGGCTCACCCTTGAGGGCGGGCAGCACGATGCGGCTCCAGCGCAGCAGGGTCTTGCCGTCGGCCTTCTCGAGCGCGGTGGTGAGCGAGGGCTCGAGGCGCTTTTGATAGGCCACCGATGCGGTGCACAGCGCGGCGAAGGTGCGCACGAGGCCGTCGCGGCCGTCCAGGATGGCGGGCTCGTAAGACGACTTGAGCAGCTCGAGGTGGCGCGCCACCTTGGCGGGCGCGATGCGCGCGATGGCCGGCAACGCATCGGCCGAGGTCTGCACCACGCGCTTGTGCTTGGAGGTGAGCCCGCGCGCGAACTTCTCGGCGAGGGACACCACCAGCTCGGGCTTGTGGTCCACCAGCTCGTGCAGCAGGCGGGCGGCTTGGACGGCGGACGTGATGCTGTTGCCCAGCATGAGCGCCCCCTGCTCCTGAACCAACGGGAGCGGTGCGTCTGCGGCGATGAGCGCGGCGGCCTGGGGGGACAACGGGCGCAGCGGCGCCTTCGGGGGCTCGTACGCCTTGAGGGGGCCATCCGGCTTGTCGCGACCGAGGTCGTCCGGCTCGTCCGCGACCAGATCATCGAGGTCGAGGTCGTCGTCCAGGTCGTCGAGGGCTGGCGCGACGGGCGGCGCGTCGACCACGGGCTTGGCCTTCACGGCGGCGGGCTTGGCGGGCGCGGGCTTGGCGGGCGCGGGCTTGGCGGGCGCGGACTTGGCGGGCGCGGGCTTGGCGGGGGCGACAGGGGTGGGCTTCGCGGCCGGCACCGACTTCGCGGCCGGGGCTGGCGTGGGCTTGGT
This genomic interval from Sandaracinaceae bacterium contains the following:
- a CDS encoding serine/threonine protein kinase, which gives rise to MSEPNPTLRSVPPKPRPSEPAPSSEVEQTVSSGSDGASAGSGVLDALLNVAAQNEFQRVRRQTAIAYAIAATGVPLYSGLDVLFGSLDPHWHLPTTLAMRFSVAFVLAVGALRLRRAATTLREVDFWILSAPVTLTGGNACLMMVTGMIESPYASGLLLVATGYAFVPQHYRRAIGTGVFATLIFPALYLGWALIGGPPAMLEPLALARLGTLVSIHGTTVAVLIAAAHVLWALRQEIVEARSIGRYKVRRRIGRGGMGEVWAAWDETLKREVALKLLRTDRQDAVAVARFELEVRATTQLTHPNTVRVFDFGATEDGVSYYAMELLEGEPLSALLQREGDLRPARAVWIGTQVARALAEAHARGIVHRDIKPENIFITRAGDEPDHAKVLDFGIARLSSAAGGLTQDGIVGTPQYLAPELLLGETAGPAVDVYGLGVVLFQMLTGALPFAAEDGRALLLARLAIEPRGVRDLAPEVPEALAAVVHHALARQPADRLPDGRALADALTATGLIDGYRPNGMPPARFGGGLDSDPNAETREAIPNPALVDTHR
- a CDS encoding cyclic nucleotide-binding domain-containing protein, translated to MTPEADTTAAAAAPPEADSVLQALAKIHLFHGIAERGLARIAAIAQEESYKMGQVIFKEGETGGSLYLILEGKVRISREVSGMGEEALAVLREGDAFGEMALIDAVPRSADARVHEACRLLVISKDALEDLLFLHKELAYEILWNFVKTLSARLRETNDKMTFLSVTGKF
- a CDS encoding gamma-glutamyltransferase, which encodes MSARRAGSRFTFPALLCVALACASLSPPRAAEGQPPQGQPAPSPPAAAISAAEVGHYAHAAVAADRELASLAALQVLQAGGNAADAAAAAMLALGVVNPSSSGFGGGGFALYYDNSPTPRAPSEPNTVVDLRGAAPEGPLARLTFIDFRERAPLASTAAMFVDAPAAGTGPIAGASQLGGLASGVPGEPAGIATLVGRFGRLSLADVAAPAIALASEGFLVDARLVETLASFREQMLRDPGLRRWFGPAGEVQLGDRLTQPELAATLRTFAQRGPASVYGGPIGRAIVRANRASGGIMTLDDLRAYQVVLRQPVSADALGHTWVTAPPPSAGGVTMLQSLRMLGALRPAFATGPDGLRHALLESWKGPFIDRQRYFGDPDHVPVPLSGLLDPARAGARALRFHPLLALSPDTYDLPLEPLEGDVQQPENAGTSHFCVVDAEGSVAAVTTTVNLPFGARYSAAGFALNDQMDDFARAVGERNAYGLIGGERNLPGPGRRPVSTMSPTIVLDAQGRPVLCIGGSGGSRIVTAVEQVALNILRLHMDVGAAVSAPRVHHQADPNVFNSETIAPLPANALAALLARGHRHAPIRNIAIVQAIHIEHTQRGRLLHAAADARKGGVPAGY
- a CDS encoding SCP2 sterol-binding domain-containing protein — translated: MSTEPLQFLRTTAPTLFKKGIDALAAKAAGGDARATKTLEGIRSVTGAAYFVVDGAGEVYLSSKAGEITVGDSAPEGVPVKFAVGFPAEAAEMVLGEVAAEGAIDDPRVAMGVAQIPNPDLDVMLAGKTLTCHLILEDVPDLGNVTVRIGLNVNEPPAKPGFTATLKYSDLEDLREGEINAQQLFMGGKLRMAGDYSVALQVGMGMMAKAQQR